From the genome of Neisseria lisongii, one region includes:
- a CDS encoding helix-turn-helix transcriptional regulator, which yields MKGKHEKLAYRLTEILCRLNKGERLDIQQLAEEFQTTPRTIQRDLNERLDFLAWNEQGPRHYSLDKAKLGHLYPQDIERFARFCSIQDLLPQIDRRFYQEHLTQSVQIKGFQYEDIKDKLHEFQLINHAVEHRNPIEFHYRKAGQESGKYYTLEPYALLNRNGIWYVIGIDCAAGKQKTFCFTQMAGLNRQNTCFEHNPELLQAIQDNDSIYHGNQVESVIIRISAKAAPYFQRRALLPNQQILEKLNDGGLLLKCENVNEMEIVPIVQYWLPDATIISPETFQQKMEQRLRNYLGK from the coding sequence ATGAAAGGCAAACACGAAAAACTGGCCTACCGGCTCACCGAAATACTCTGCAGGCTCAACAAAGGCGAACGCCTCGATATTCAACAACTCGCCGAAGAATTCCAAACCACGCCCCGCACCATTCAGCGAGACCTCAACGAACGCCTTGACTTTCTCGCATGGAACGAACAAGGCCCCCGCCATTACAGCCTCGACAAAGCCAAACTCGGCCACCTCTATCCGCAAGACATCGAACGCTTCGCCCGTTTTTGCAGCATTCAAGACCTACTGCCCCAAATCGACCGCCGTTTCTACCAAGAACACCTGACCCAAAGCGTACAGATTAAAGGCTTTCAATACGAAGACATTAAAGACAAGCTGCACGAGTTCCAACTCATCAACCACGCCGTAGAACACCGCAACCCGATTGAATTCCACTACCGCAAAGCCGGACAAGAAAGCGGCAAATACTACACCCTCGAACCCTACGCCCTGCTCAACCGCAACGGCATTTGGTACGTCATCGGCATCGACTGCGCAGCGGGCAAACAAAAAACCTTCTGCTTTACCCAAATGGCGGGATTAAACCGACAAAACACCTGTTTCGAACACAACCCGGAACTGCTGCAAGCCATACAGGACAACGACAGCATTTACCACGGCAACCAAGTAGAAAGCGTCATCATCCGCATCAGCGCCAAAGCCGCCCCCTACTTCCAACGCCGCGCCCTGCTGCCCAACCAGCAAATCTTGGAAAAACTGAACGACGGCGGCCTGCTGCTCAAATGCGAAAACGTAAACGAAATGGAAATCGTCCCCATCGTCCAATACTGGCTGCCCGATGCCACCATCATCAGCCCCGAAACATTCCAGCAGAAAATGGAACAACGGTTGAGAAACTATTTAGGAAAGTGA
- a CDS encoding ATP-binding protein — protein MFQAKKQYSDDYSAQVLSALKNELKSEINDIDMEKATLNNQKGKQASISVEATQPQYKLEDVILSSATRTQLEEGMAKLRFHKIIYEEWNFASVDKQGKSVILNFYGDPGTGKTLTAEAFAGSLNLPIIKLGIAELESKFMGETSKNIQTVFQKATESGAILFFDEADTLLGKRLSSVTQGIDNEVNSMRSTLLIELEKFDGIAIFATNFAKNYDEAFRSRISHHIHFDLPDSENRKALWQRMLVEQIPLEGEREQIIANIAELTEGFSGREIRTCMRLVLPKALLEAEKAQVAPKVTLEQLQAVISQVKLAKQEVASNRNRRSRSETLEEVNTARTLLGISE, from the coding sequence ATGTTTCAAGCTAAAAAGCAATACTCAGATGATTATTCAGCTCAGGTGCTGAGTGCTCTTAAAAATGAACTTAAAAGTGAAATTAACGATATTGATATGGAAAAAGCAACTTTAAATAATCAGAAAGGAAAGCAAGCCTCTATTTCCGTTGAAGCAACCCAGCCTCAGTACAAACTTGAAGATGTTATTTTGTCTTCTGCAACACGCACTCAACTTGAAGAAGGAATGGCAAAATTACGATTTCATAAAATCATCTATGAAGAATGGAATTTTGCTTCTGTAGATAAACAAGGCAAATCCGTCATACTCAATTTTTATGGCGATCCAGGCACAGGTAAAACACTGACAGCAGAAGCGTTTGCCGGAAGTTTAAATTTACCTATTATTAAATTAGGCATTGCTGAATTAGAAAGCAAATTTATGGGAGAAACATCAAAAAATATTCAAACTGTTTTCCAAAAAGCAACAGAAAGCGGAGCGATTCTATTTTTTGATGAAGCCGATACCTTATTAGGGAAGCGATTATCGTCCGTTACACAAGGGATTGATAATGAAGTAAATTCCATGCGTTCTACCTTACTAATTGAATTAGAAAAATTTGATGGAATTGCTATTTTTGCCACAAATTTTGCCAAAAACTATGACGAAGCATTCCGTAGCCGCATCAGCCATCATATCCATTTTGATTTACCTGATTCGGAAAACCGTAAAGCATTATGGCAAAGAATGTTAGTTGAACAAATTCCATTAGAAGGAGAAAGAGAACAAATTATTGCAAATATTGCAGAATTAACCGAAGGTTTTTCTGGTAGAGAAATTCGTACTTGTATGCGTTTAGTTTTGCCTAAAGCGTTACTAGAAGCAGAAAAAGCTCAAGTAGCTCCGAAAGTAACATTAGAACAGTTACAAGCGGTTATTTCTCAAGTAAAACTTGCCAAGCAAGAAGTAGCAAGTAATCGTAATCGCCGTTCTCGCTCTGAAACTTTGGAAGAAGTAAACACAGCAAGAACATTATTGGGTATTTCAGAGTAA
- a CDS encoding methyl-accepting chemotaxis protein, which translates to MFILDILKFLSPYSGKIEALPIFFFILIIFLFIFTWKNLSKNATQENWEANWDNKKLDIEQGTISELSSSVETKSEYIADTMPGIILIIGLLGTFIGLGLALDKASNILSSADMNNIDGSMGQLMQMMEGLGTKFKTSTWGLIAFLALKLISSKNNYEERRLNWTLSKVKSILDKKRQESGSASDKKQEDLLLSIAQLTNKLEKSQEENRKSNEHSLENVSRKQAETINISLSAIQEVAGSAHKQLLNSLNDLFNKLLMNQEQISQRNMTLLEHISKKQAELLNQQHLEFKDTTNMMSNTISQTIDLSFNKLLAQQTEHSEGNQENFKELAQKICTSIQIQQEHIVAAMEKNSAFLDKTAQESEKTRDAMDNFVNRSLETINSLKESASGMSQAAKDMGGSAAKLQTVIDSLAVEMNNLMSQMKEDLGNTISNMDKSFITNMEKMTQDLNTTIGDMSESFKQNMTEMSAGLGQATTDISNAVNQLSGSVNNTMTNVSNTINESMELQKKSQEVFTATSDNLNEQICAMTNLTNKLSEDINKGLTAISHSNRSMVSLDKRYNATSDQIEALVTSIQHIVENNQSLQPVLAEILQKMSNTNQLHDFLNRISQSCEKLEMLNLILNEQQKQTKIQSNLNLTPNSEGFNER; encoded by the coding sequence ATGTTTATTTTAGATATTTTAAAATTCTTAAGCCCTTACTCAGGAAAAATTGAAGCTTTACCGATTTTCTTTTTTATTCTGATTATATTTTTATTCATTTTTACATGGAAAAACCTATCCAAAAATGCTACACAAGAAAACTGGGAAGCAAATTGGGATAATAAAAAACTGGATATTGAGCAAGGTACGATATCCGAACTCAGTTCCAGCGTTGAAACCAAATCAGAATATATTGCGGACACTATGCCCGGTATCATTTTAATTATTGGTTTATTGGGAACATTTATCGGTTTGGGTTTAGCACTTGATAAAGCTTCAAATATCCTTAGTAGTGCCGATATGAATAATATCGATGGTTCAATGGGACAATTAATGCAAATGATGGAAGGTTTGGGAACAAAATTTAAAACTTCCACCTGGGGCTTAATTGCATTTTTGGCATTAAAACTGATTTCTTCAAAAAATAACTATGAAGAACGAAGATTAAATTGGACTTTGTCCAAAGTAAAATCCATTTTAGATAAAAAGAGACAAGAATCTGGTTCTGCGTCGGATAAAAAACAAGAGGATTTATTACTGTCCATCGCTCAATTAACGAACAAATTGGAAAAATCTCAAGAAGAAAACCGTAAATCAAATGAGCATTCTTTGGAAAATGTAAGCAGAAAACAAGCAGAGACAATAAATATCAGCCTCAGTGCTATTCAGGAAGTAGCTGGTTCGGCTCATAAGCAATTATTAAATTCATTAAATGATTTATTTAATAAACTACTGATGAATCAGGAGCAAATCAGCCAACGCAATATGACTTTGCTTGAACATATTTCAAAAAAGCAAGCCGAGCTACTCAATCAGCAGCACCTTGAGTTTAAAGACACAACAAATATGATGTCGAATACTATTTCACAAACCATTGATCTTTCATTTAATAAATTGTTGGCACAACAAACTGAGCATTCAGAAGGCAACCAAGAAAATTTTAAAGAATTAGCTCAAAAAATTTGTACTTCCATTCAAATCCAACAAGAACATATCGTTGCCGCAATGGAGAAAAATAGTGCCTTCCTAGACAAAACAGCCCAAGAAAGTGAAAAAACCCGTGATGCGATGGATAACTTTGTTAATCGTAGCTTGGAAACAATTAACAGTCTCAAAGAATCAGCCTCAGGAATGTCTCAAGCCGCAAAAGATATGGGGGGATCCGCAGCGAAACTCCAAACAGTTATTGACTCTCTTGCAGTTGAAATGAACAATTTGATGTCTCAAATGAAAGAAGATTTGGGTAACACCATCAGTAATATGGATAAAAGCTTTATTACAAATATGGAGAAAATGACCCAAGATCTCAACACAACTATTGGAGATATGAGCGAAAGCTTCAAACAAAATATGACAGAAATGTCAGCAGGTTTAGGGCAAGCAACCACTGATATTTCGAATGCTGTAAATCAACTATCCGGTTCAGTTAATAACACGATGACCAATGTCAGCAATACAATTAACGAATCAATGGAATTACAAAAAAAATCTCAAGAGGTGTTCACCGCAACAAGTGATAATTTGAATGAGCAAATTTGTGCAATGACCAATCTAACTAATAAATTGAGTGAAGATATTAACAAAGGGCTTACTGCTATATCTCACAGCAACAGATCAATGGTGTCATTAGACAAACGTTATAATGCAACATCAGATCAAATTGAAGCCTTGGTTACCTCAATACAACATATTGTTGAAAATAATCAATCTCTCCAACCTGTATTAGCAGAAATTTTACAGAAAATGTCCAACACCAATCAATTACATGACTTTTTAAATAGGATTTCCCAATCATGCGAAAAATTAGAAATGCTGAATCTCATTCTTAATGAGCAACAAAAACAAACAAAAATTCAATCCAATTTGAACTTGACCCCAAATAGTGAGGGATTTAATGAAAGATAA
- a CDS encoding OmpA/MotB family protein: MKDKPNEWVSISDLMSGVMAIVMLLLVVSVLQKTYSEFKHKQESQQGEFAQRKKMTEMLSNLKQSISEQGASELVDFNIADSRIILKDGVFQKGSACITPLAQKALSRIEDKVIEHIKNAPNHEIFVEGYTDSDPVSTPVTNFAQYCTVYDDNYTLSAARAREARKLIIGNLSGEDAKKIIVAGYGDSRLLPNIPSTDSRNRRVEIRFIINQSS; the protein is encoded by the coding sequence ATGAAAGATAAACCAAATGAATGGGTTTCGATTTCTGATTTGATGTCCGGAGTAATGGCTATTGTTATGCTGCTGTTAGTAGTATCGGTATTACAAAAAACATATTCCGAATTCAAGCATAAACAGGAATCGCAGCAAGGAGAATTTGCACAGCGGAAAAAAATGACAGAGATGTTATCAAACCTGAAACAATCTATTTCCGAACAAGGTGCTTCTGAATTGGTTGACTTCAATATTGCTGACTCAAGAATTATTCTGAAAGACGGCGTATTTCAAAAAGGAAGTGCCTGCATTACCCCCCTTGCTCAAAAAGCGTTATCCCGTATTGAAGATAAAGTTATTGAGCATATAAAAAATGCACCTAATCATGAAATTTTTGTGGAAGGATATACAGATAGCGACCCTGTTTCTACTCCTGTAACAAATTTTGCACAATACTGTACCGTTTATGATGATAACTATACCCTATCAGCAGCCAGAGCAAGAGAAGCACGGAAACTGATTATTGGTAATTTATCAGGTGAAGATGCTAAAAAAATTATTGTTGCAGGCTATGGTGATTCCAGATTATTACCTAATATCCCAAGCACGGACTCAAGAAATAGGCGAGTAGAAATCCGATTTATTATCAATCAATCTAGCTAA
- a CDS encoding HEPN domain-containing protein, whose amino-acid sequence MPTIQTLNTHYLENRNAYPEPFRLRIHRSLSWLKRAEMMLADGYDELDRQLKQSRLPESAWVALENTKSDLDFGFVSLWIAFNAAYAYELESANLLHDKASFREFITTVCSLDREKQIYNLVWRVYSSDIQALLKNQFVFQPFWDFHNKKITEAVFQEKFDAALKSVNRALAAQDTDQLLMIVFDRLYTLRNQLIHGGATWHSSANRKQLQSACAFLMKLLPLFLMVMMENPNLKLWGKPFYPYVRNDQ is encoded by the coding sequence ATGCCCACTATTCAAACTTTAAACACTCATTATCTTGAGAACCGAAACGCTTACCCCGAACCGTTCCGCCTGCGTATCCACCGTTCATTGAGTTGGTTGAAACGTGCGGAAATGATGTTGGCAGACGGATATGATGAGCTTGATCGGCAACTGAAACAAAGTCGTTTACCTGAATCGGCTTGGGTAGCATTAGAAAATACAAAATCTGATTTGGATTTTGGTTTTGTCTCGTTATGGATTGCTTTTAATGCTGCGTATGCTTATGAATTAGAAAGCGCTAATTTACTGCATGATAAGGCTTCTTTTCGGGAATTTATTACCACCGTTTGCAGTTTGGATCGGGAAAAGCAGATTTATAATTTGGTCTGGCGGGTTTATTCTTCCGATATTCAGGCATTGTTAAAAAATCAATTTGTGTTTCAACCGTTTTGGGATTTTCACAATAAAAAGATTACGGAAGCTGTATTTCAGGAAAAATTTGATGCAGCACTGAAATCCGTCAATCGTGCTTTAGCTGCTCAAGATACAGATCAACTGCTGATGATTGTTTTCGACCGTCTCTACACGCTGCGTAACCAACTGATTCACGGCGGGGCGACTTGGCACAGCAGTGCCAACCGCAAGCAGTTGCAGTCGGCGTGTGCTTTTTTGATGAAACTGCTTCCGCTGTTTTTAATGGTGATGATGGAAAATCCGAATTTGAAACTTTGGGGTAAGCCGTTTTATCCGTATGTTCGTAATGATCAATAG
- the iscX gene encoding Fe-S cluster assembly protein IscX has product MKWTDSQRIAEELYDLHGDSIDPKTVRFTQLRDLILALPDFNDDPARCGERILEAVQQAWIDEAE; this is encoded by the coding sequence ATGAAATGGACCGACAGCCAACGCATCGCCGAAGAACTCTACGACCTGCACGGCGACAGCATCGACCCCAAAACCGTCCGCTTCACCCAACTGCGGGATCTGATTCTGGCTTTGCCCGACTTCAACGACGACCCCGCCCGCTGCGGCGAACGAATCTTAGAAGCCGTACAACAGGCTTGGATTGACGAAGCAGAGTAA
- the fdx gene encoding ISC system 2Fe-2S type ferredoxin: MPKITVLPHAALCPEGAVIENAPEGKTVLDVLLDHDIEVDHACEKSCACTTCHVIIRQGFDSMEEPTELEEDLLDQAWGLEADSRLSCQAVVADQDLIVEIPKYTINHAREH, translated from the coding sequence ATGCCGAAAATTACCGTATTGCCACACGCCGCATTATGCCCCGAAGGCGCAGTTATCGAAAACGCACCCGAAGGCAAAACCGTTTTAGATGTCTTGCTCGACCACGATATCGAAGTCGATCACGCCTGCGAAAAGTCCTGTGCCTGCACCACTTGCCACGTTATTATCCGCCAAGGCTTCGACAGCATGGAAGAACCGACTGAACTGGAAGAAGACCTGCTCGACCAAGCCTGGGGTTTGGAAGCCGATTCCCGCCTGAGTTGCCAAGCCGTAGTTGCCGATCAAGACTTAATCGTCGAAATCCCGAAATACACCATCAACCACGCCAGAGAACACTAA